The following is a genomic window from Vitis vinifera cultivar Pinot Noir 40024 chromosome 6, ASM3070453v1.
TATGCATTAGCATATTTGATTAATCAATGACAACATTCCGTTAAGACATTTTCATTTTGTCCTTACTAGGCTGCTAAGGCATTAATTAACCTAGAAGTATGAGATTGTGGGCTGGTATAGTGGAGTAATCCTTGATTCAACTGGCCCTTATAGATATTCAGTCTGAAATGGCCCTTGGACACCTCAATAGCTGACAATGGATTGTGTGAGGAACTACTTCACCCGAACCTAATCCACTGATAGTGAGAAGGAGTTCCATCTAAGCAGATTCATCAAAGAATAGTAACGTCTTCCTGAAGAATGTAAGAAATTCCCTCCCAAGAAATGATGAAAGTATAAATAACAACATTTTATCCTTAATTACTGGAAGCACTACTATTATCATGGCAGTTACTTTCCGAAGACTGTTTCACCTTGTCCTTTCTTATTGGAAAGAATTTTGATAGCAACACCCTCCACAAATTATCTAGCTGATGAAAGCAATTATCAAGACAAGAATTGAAAATGCTTTCAAGTTTGAATCTTCCTTCCATGCCTTAGTTCTGGTCTACTGCATATATTTTACAGGACATGCCTGGAGCTTGGATTATCAAATTGAGTTGCATTCATCCACTTTGATTGCTATGGTACAGTATTGCTTTCATAATGAGATATTTCTTGTGTgtttttcatttggttttaggTTTCAAAGAATTGCTCACATCAATTGAAGGGCAAGATTGGACAGAGAATGTGAAGGAGAAGGGTTTATTGTTCTACAAGTGGAAACAGGAGCATGGAAATTCCACCACAAAAGGGCTCATATCTCACTTAGCTTCAGTAGTTGGAGCTTCTCTGAGTATAAAGTCTGATGTATTGCAAGAAGTTTTCCTTTTTCGAGAGAGAAAGAAATGCTCTacatttttccataaaaatgtGAACcattttgagagagagagagagagagaggaatgcTCTACATTCATCTTGCATGCATTTTCATactgaaaataaattttgttaacaatgaataataatcatattattcTCTTTTATGTCAGCTTTATGTGATTATCTTCTTAACTCGTTCATTTATTGACTATGTTATTAATTCTTTCATCACTCTAAAATCAGCCCCTTTCGCATATTGtcataaaaattaatgttaACAATTACCAATTACAAAATATTACATTTACGATAATCAAATCCACTCCTCCTCTCTTTCACCTTGTAACTAATTTGCATCTctctcctctgtttttattCTGCTGCAAGTTTTGCAGGAAGCTCATTGAAGGTTGAAACTACAATGCAAAGGAAGCTCCTGATGATTTTGTGAGGGACATGGTTGGTCATGGAACCCACACTGCCTCAACAGCAGCTGCCAACCAAGTGAACACCGCAAGTTTTTCTGGGTTGGCACAAGGAGCTGCAAGAGGAGGGGTTCCATCTGCAATGGTTGCCTTTTCTAAAGTTTGCCATGCATCAGAATGCGAGGATGCAGATATACTAGCTGCCTTTGATTATGCTATTGTTGATGGGTTGACAtcatttcaatttcattaaGCCTGGGAGGAGCAGTTGATTTTACTACTGACTCCATTGCAATTGGTGCTTCTCATGCTATGCAGAGAGGTATTTTAACCATGAATTCTGCAGGAAACAATGGACCCGAGTGAGCATCCATAGTTAGTGTTGCACCATAGATGCTCAGTATGGCGGCAAGCACCACAGATTGCAGAATCATTGGTGAATATGTTCTGGGGAATGGAATGGTACTAAGTGTAAGTACTATTTGTTAGTGTGATATAAATTTAATAGGTGAACATTCTATCATAGCACTAATTAATCGGAGGATATTAATCCATGATTTATATAACTTGgctatgaaaaattcatttattcatatatGTCACACCCATTTTGGTACTTCTTTCTCTGAGTCGACTATTTATTCAATTATGTAACAGGGTAGAGTAATTAATTTGGAGTGAAGTTTACTCTTGTACATGGAAAAGATGTCACAACTAAACGTGATGAATTCAGTGCCTTGTAAGTTCTGCTCTCAAGCTCATATTTATCTTGTTTCTCCACGGAGAAAATATACAAACCAATAGAATTGTCATTGCATTTCAGGAGATGATGCTTGGACTAGTTTTTCAACCACAGATTGGTGAAGGAAAAGATTGTAGTATGCCAAGCCTTCTCTGCCTTGGGAGAAGCTTTCAGAGATGGTGTCCggaaatcaccttgaatgacttCCAAATTGATGTTTCTTTTGCTTCACCTTCATCATGAGCTTTAAGTAAGCGGCATTTTGACTAGGTGGTCCAATCATCACTGAAAAATGCACTTACCGGACAATGGGGTCTAGTCAGAATGTCAGACAAGCCTGGGCTTACTCAGGTTCAATAGTTTTCATAGAATTGTACCTTATGGATCTTGTGGGATTTGCATGGTAACCACTAATATTTCATCTGCAGACCATGAATTTCTTCAACCTTGGATCAAAACTCTGTGTTGTTGATTTGCCTGGATATAGCTCTGGTTATGGGAAGACAGAAGTTAAGGATGCTTGGGAGGAGCTTGTGAGTATGCGGGTAGGACTTGGCCTTTAGTTGATACTGCctatttctatttcaaaattaaacagCTAAAATATTGTGGATTTTGGAGGGTGGGGGCATATGACACCATTGTATCCATTTATGGATCACTAATTATCAGTTCAAACTGTCATTCATCATATCCTTTATCGTCCACAATCCAGAGATGGTATGTATTATCAATTGTTCACTTGACAATTGAAGTATAAATTCATAACTGGAAAAATATCATTTTGATCAGTTGCAGGAAAAGAACTCCTTGCTTGGAGCATTGGAATTACCTTCAAAGAGGCAACCTACATAGGTGCACCCCAATACTATACATTTACTCATCTATTTATggcataaaaatttatttgcaGATAAGTACATGATCATTTCATTCTTTAATCACTTCAAGACAGTAGTAAGAAGCTTAATTTGTAGAAAAGTACATGAATTTTTCATAGTTTAATCAATTCTTTAATCTGTTCTCATGTAATTGAAAAGAACACCTCTTTTTTAGCAGGTGCCTGCAAAAGATGTGCAAATTTTATATAATGAGGAAGTTAAATAGTTGTATGTATAAAACCATGAAGAGTTAAGATAtgtatatgtttatatatgataataagTAACAAGAGTTGCCATTAATTCATCCAATTGTTGCCCAAAAGGTAAGCAGGAAAACAAGCAGCCAACCCATTTACTCTTCTGGGGATGTTCTGACTCATCCCTGTTGAGCATGTCTTGTGTTAAAGACTTTCATGTTTGTCAGGGGCCGCAGAGTGGAAATTTTTGGTTGGAGTGAtgttatttttccctttttccttttacaGTTATAaggtttttattcttttttttttgttttttgtttttgttttttggtaaGATCATTAATGGACTAATAGCTTCTGTAATGGAGTCAAGAAGGCACTTGTAAGGGGAGACTTCTCTAGGGTTTTTACTTCTCAAAAAGTCAATCCGAACACACCCACATCAAACTACACAACCCTATTCCTAACCATCCAATTTGGAGACTTTCAAATTAAAGTATGTGATGATCCCACTTGTGGTCACATGGTGGGTTGTTCTAAGTTGAGAATCATAACCATCTGACACTATTAATTCTGAACCTTCCACTTTCATATTCACACGGCTCTCCAGTCAGATTCCAGATTGGGCATTAATGGAACTGTGCACCCCATACTGCCACAAGCTGACTAGCAAAATAATATGTAAATTGCATTCACTCTTAATATGGGCAATGGGCAGATCTGACCCGCATTAGTaagctttttcctttttttttaatttccactcagatttatttacttttttaaagtatataaaataattgtcaGAAGAGGGGGGTATCATTCACTTCAATTCAATAGTATTGCATGTTTGAATTACTTATTAGATATATAAAtaagtattaagaaaattatcatgtAAATCAAAAGATTTTGATTCCAATCTTCACATGATGGCATAACTCATGTCTATTTTTATTACTAATCCAATTCTTATTCCCACATGCCAAACACATCTATTTTTTTCCATCAGTATGATTGTTGGGCTAAACCCAGATCTCACTGTTTTTCCTAATAATTCTTACTCATTGActaacttttcaacaaaacagaAAGAGATATAGTTTAGTGATTGTTCAAACAGATGTTCTGGAATTGGAAATGATGATGAAGTAGACATTCTCCAGTGTCAAGCATAAGAAGAAGATGAACATGTATTTTCAATCATCCAAGCTCGCAGCACAATTTCTTCTTTTGATACTACAACTATAGAGATTAccatgtctatatatatatacatattattattattatttttgccaTGTTTTGATCATACAGCAACATTTAGCAAGGCATGGCATACTCTAAACCAACAAGGAGCCCTCTAAAAATCAAGAATTTATAGAAAATCTCCTAGGAATGCCTTCATGGTAGTTGAACAGAAAGCCTCCAAACCTAGAATCCATTCTGCAACCAATCCCAAAGCACAAGGTTGAAGTAGGCGATTCGTGCTCATAGTCTTCTTCGTATGCCCTTGAATCAAATGATCGTCTTCTGCTTGAGTTTCGGACTCGAGCATGGAAAATTGAAGGGGTTGTTGGAGAAGACGACCTTGACTGTGATGATGAGGACGATGAGGAAGTGGAAGAGGCGGGAGGTGTTGGAAGACTGATTTTCCTTGAAGTGAGCTTATGGAAGATGATGTTCAAGAACCCGGGCTTTGAGTGCCTTTTCATGGAGTTTTTCATGGTGGTGGAATAGTAAGAGGGTGGTGGTGTGAGAGGTGGGAGAGGGGTTTCCGGGAACTTGAATTTAGGGGTACCGGGTTGAGACTCCCATGTGAATGGAACTCCCGCAGATGCTTCCCCATGGTAGACCCCAAATGAGGAGTTTCCCACAGAGACCTCCTTGGCTAAAAGCCTTGAGAAGAACCTGTCATCCTGCTCGATTTGCAGGGTCTTTTGAGAAACATTTGAGCTTCTCCTGCTTGTCATCCTTCTTCACAGACCCACAAAAATTTGAAGACCAAAAAAGCAAAAAGGAAGACAGCTGAGCTAAGAGGAAAACATTTACAGAACCCCTGATCTTCCGAAGGACTGGTTCAAGTTCCTACACCTGAACTTAACACACTGGAGGTAGTACAGGCAAACTTCCTTATATACAGCTAGCATTACAGTAAAATCTGTCTGGCCTATGACCAGGTCCTCATCTCTTGGGTTCCACCTAATACATCCAAACTTTCTACAATTTCTAATCTATAGAACTTGAAAAAAATGAGCATGCACTCTTTAATGAGAAAGTCAAATCAGATGTACCTTTGAGAAGCCTGAAAAAACCCAGGGCCCTGCCCATATGAACTGCTAATCCATGTGAGGAGGCACCAATCATCCTGTATGCCTTACTTAATTCTTAATTGATGGCAGGCATTTGACATTAGGATGTGACATTAACTTGTAATCAAACCAAACTATAATTTAATCAAACTTCCAAACGATGATGCTTATGTTTTGCCGGCTATCATGGTTATTTTACCATCACAATGAAAAGAGAAGCATGCAGACTAGCAGTTCTGTTCCTAAAAATGATGTCTTTCAGTACATGCATGTGCCATGCTAGTTGAGAAACGAtgcactaaaaataaaaaaaaatgaactcaaAAAATTCAGGTTTTGTTTGGAAACGTTTTCGATTcaggaaaaaaattatgtttacgaactcaaatataaaaaataatttatcgactttCTATTcacaataaaaatacatttatgtATACTATAAagttttcataatatttttcatatttgtaattGTTGCTCTGAACTCTAAAACCTGTAACAAATTCttgaaaaaacaataattttcaagCATGATGTAATGTTTGACTAAACGAACCATATCTCATGCATCAAGATGAATCTAGAAGATTGAATGAAGGGCAATGCTCCACAAGGTTTAGGGTTTCACCTAAATCATTTTAGCAATCACGCATAGGATTCAAGACATTGTCGGTGTCAGCATCCCATTAATTTAATAAGTGAACCTTATTACATTTGAAAAAGACTTCAATAGAATTTAATTGCCAAGtcaaatcttttcttttccctttttttttatttttttattgtgatgGTGATGGTGTGTGCATGAAACTGATGAAAGAAGTGACCAGAGCCAATGACAGGATTAGACTTTAACAAGCTGTGGGGTAATTCCAATAGAACCTATTCCTAGTGAACCTGCCCCTTGACTCCCTCTATAGCCATTGCTGATAAAAGAATACTAAACAGAACAAAAGGAATTAGGGTAAAGTTCTAGCCCTTACCTACATTTTACAGACACATTAGAATGTTATGCCAGTAATGAATGTAAGTGAAGAGCCAATGAAGAATAATGGCCCATGTCATTATTAATAGACCCTAGAGGCTAGATCTAGACCAGCTCCCCTGAAGCACATGTCTCTCATGGTCATTCGGATTTTTGCATATCTCCTCCAGTCTGATGAGTGtagagaatttttatttttatttttattttttttgataggtcaGTCTGATGAGTTAGAGAATTATTAGGAAACTATTTTTCAGACGTAAAATCTGTTGGATAAAAAACCAGTTTTTGGGGAACTACTTGTGAAATAtgttgtttttaagaacatattttaattattttttaaggcttgtttttaaaaaataatgatataaaaccaataatgattgaaaataaaaagtcatAAAGAAGATcgaaaatatttcaagttttcaaacaCTTCTGCTTTCAAAAACATTGTAAAACTTTTCTTGAGAAGTGCTGTCAAAAAGTATTTTCGACAATGTTCCCATACGTACCCCTAAATTATGCTAGACTTTTGATTTAGTTGCTATGTTACAAGACATTTTTGTTTTGCATCAGTTGTTGCTTAGTAAGGTGATGAACACTTCTTAACAATCTCCAGTATATAATTAGTTTCTGATCGTACTGAATTGACATAAAGCTAATGCATAAATCATCAAAGGAGAAGGAAACAGTCATTGCAGTTATGAAGTCCTAAtcataaaaatagtttatagtATTACAGTAACCAAACCACTGCATTACCACTCATCTATATATGAATAGAAAACCACCACTTTCAAACacgttcttggaaaatttgttTAAGTTAATGGGGAAAGGAGGATTTCAAGTAGGATGGATCCAAAAAATAAGGGTTAGCTATCATGTTTGTTGAGACAATGGTGTCTGATTTGTTGACTAAGTTTAGTAACATAAGGAATCGAGCAAGAGCTGATTTTAAGGGAGTGTAAAAATTTGAcctctatgtttttaaattctattCTTATGTACCTAACTATTGAGATAGAGTAAAAGTGAGAACtttaacaacaaaaatacaTTCAAATAGGCAAATAATCTCAACTATTTCTCAGGGTAGATAGGAAAAACTATGAAAAGATGAATGGCAAGTCAATGAATTGATTCAAATTTCTTCaacattcataagaaaaatcCAATATATGCAAAGACACTTTATGGAGCTTTAAAAGATATAAGATTATTACTTGATATTAatcataaatgaaattttaattaatatttctaattattaaaatatggtATTCCATATCAGATAGGAGAAGATGTTTCTAACACTGTATATGTAGTGAACTCCTCTTAACCatgtatatgtattttaaaattgtgagaACCCATTGAGCTCATAAACGAACAATAACTGCATGAGAGGGACCGGCCCATTATCCGTGAGACAGATGTTATGTCACCATGGAAGGTGATTGGGTAGACAGCCTAATGAGCGGGTTGTTACatgaaatatctaaaaaaaaacgAGATGAGATTGGAATAGTGAGTGGAGaattaacccaaaaaaaaaggggaaaaaaacacTTAATATCCAGGTAAATATATAAGAGAACAAAGAAGAATATTTTCAGATTTGAAACAACTGAAACTCTACCTCATGCACATATAAGAACAAATATTGGGCCAGCCATTCAAAAACAGGCATAAGAACCCTAAACCTTCAGatttaaaactaataattaatacTTAAATGGCAATAGGAGAAAATTTCACCACACAATTCAGAATTTTGTGGCTTGCTCAGCCTTTGAATGTTGATCATTTACTCGTGTAATATGGAGGAAGACATAAATGGGTTCCAAAAAAGCCCCAAGATCAAAACAGTATAGCTGAAAGTGATTTCAAAACTGCAAACCAACACAAAGTTTGTTGTGCCAATTGATCGAGCTGGGATTTTATGTATTCACCTCTAGAAAAATAATGTTGTCACGTATAATTAAGGCAATAAAAGAACAGTATATACCATCAGTCACCAGTAATCATTACAGGAACAAGACCCATTCCTGAAATGGTGAAAGCGTTTCCGGTCCCTCACAATAATCTCTCTCTTGAATGCATTAGATATAAGCTTCATAGCAGAATGGCAATCACTGCATGTCCGGAGGTTCTTGACGACCCGAATTGTCTTTCCAGGAGGTGTGCTCATAAGTCCAAAAGCAACAGCAATCCTCTCACTATGGTATCTAATTGCACCCTCTTTCTCCTCTTCCTCTATGTCATGTAGCACATTGGCAGTATTTGGCACATGCCCTTGCCCTTTCAATTCCTTTGCAATCTCATCCAAAAATGCATTAATTTGGGTGAATTGAGGATGTGAAGTGTCTCCAGCCACAAATTCATGTACTATATTGTTCACCTCAATTGAACTGCATCCAGGTGTTTTATGCACCCCCCTCTTGATCATTAATTTCCGGCATGTATTGACATCATCCCACCGGCTTAAGGAGGCATATAGATTGGACAAGAATACATAATTTCCACCATCACAAGGGTCCAACTCCAATAGTTGCTGGGTCACCTGCTCACCCAGTTTGGTATCCTTATGAATCTGACATGCCCGAAGCAAGCTTCCCAACACCATTGAATTTGGTTTCATGGGCATGGCCCTTATAAGTTC
Proteins encoded in this region:
- the LOC104879517 gene encoding uncharacterized protein LOC104879517, producing MTSRRSSNVSQKTLQIEQDDRFFSRLLAKEVSVGNSSFGVYHGEASAGVPFTWESQPGTPKFKFPETPLPPLTPPPSYYSTTMKNSMKRHSKPGFLNIIFHKLTSRKISLPTPPASSTSSSSSSSQSRSSSPTTPSIFHARVRNSSRRRSFDSRAYEEDYEHESPTSTLCFGIGCRMDSRFGGFLFNYHEGIPRRFSINS